The Novosphingobium sp. SL115 sequence GCATCGACATAAGCGGCCTGCACCGGCACCACCGCCATCATGTTGGCTCCGGCCTGCACGCGCTGGCCGACCTGCACCTGACGGCGCGAGACGATGCCGTCGACCGGCGCACGGATGATCGTGCGCTCGAGATCCACCCGCGCCTGATCGCGCGCAGAGCGAGCGGCGAGAACTTCGGGATTGGTATCGACCGTCGTATCGGCGATGAGGGCGCGGTTGGCATCGCGGCTGCCGATCGCCGCCGTGCGATTGGCCGAGGCCTGCGCCCTTGCCGCTTCCGCCGCCTTGAGATTCGCCGCGGCGGTGCTGCGAGCGTTGCGCGCCGTGGTCAGCTCCTCACCCGACACCGAGCCGGACGCCGCCAGCGCCTCGCGGCGGTCGAGGTCGATCTTCGCGCGGGCAAGGTCGGCGCGGGCCGCCACTAGCTGAGCGTCCGCCCGAGCCTCATCGGCCGCCCGCGCCGTGACCTGAGCGCCAAGGCCCGTGTCGGTCGCGGTGAGCCCACGAACCTGGCGCTCGGCACGGCTCAGGTCCGCCTCCGCGCGCGCGAGCGCGAGCTTGGCATCGGTGTCGTCGAGCCTGACGAGAATGTCACCGCGCCTCACCGCGACGGCATCGTCGACCAGCACCTCGCGCACAGCGCCGGCTATCAGCGGCGTCACCTGCGCGACATTGGCGCCGACATAGGCATTGTCGGTCTCGACATGACGCGAGGCAATGAGGACGTCATAGCCATAATAGCCGCCGCCAAGCACGATGATGGCGGCGCCAAGGCCGAGGAAGAGCCGCTTGCGTTTGGCGCTCGATGCAGCGTCAGTCTTGTCCTCTTCGGACGTCTCGGGCCCGGTTTCGGCGGCGGAGGGGGCTTGGATCATGATCGGGATCTCCTTCAGGAGCGATAGCCGCCGCCAAGGGCGCGGATGAGAGCAACGTCGAGGGCAAAGGCGCGGGCCTGGAGCGCAGCCACGCTTCGGCGCGCCGCGATCAGCGCATCTTCGGCCGACAGAACGTCGAGCGCGGTGGCAAGACCGCCGCGATAGCGGTTGTCGGCGACAGTCCAGGCCGCGCTGGCGGCGCGCTCGGCGACTTGCGCGCGGTCGAGCCGTTCGCAGAGCGCGCGTTCGCTCGCCGCCGCATCGGCGACCTCGCGCAGCGCCTGCACCAGCGCTCCGTCATATTGCGCCACCGCCGTTCGATAGTCCGCCTCGGCGGCGCGATAGCGACCGCGCAGCCGCCCGCCGTCGAAAATCGGCAGGGTGAAGGCCGGCCCCACCGTGCCGAACTCGGAACCCGACTTGAACACATTGTCGAGTCCGAGCGCCTGCAGGCCGATCAACCCGGCGAGGTTCACGTTGGGATAGAAGGCGGCGCGCGCCTCGTTGATCCGGCTCGCCGACGCTTGCGCGCGCAGCTTGGCCGCGATGATGTCGGGCCGGCGCCCGATCAACTCGGCGGGCAGATTGGCAGGCAGGCCATAACCCGCCGATGCAGCGACCATCGGCCGGTTGATCGTCAGTCCGCGATCCGGACCGGCGCCCAGCAGGACCGCGATCCGGTGACGGGTCAGCGTCAACGATTCCCCCAGCGCCGCGCGCTCGCCCTCGGCCGTAGCGAGCGCCGAACGGGCGCGCTCGATGGCGCCGGTGTTTTCCAGTCCGCGTTGCCGGCGCCTTTCCATAAGCTCGAGCGTGCGCCGGCGCACGGTTACGGCGCGTTCGGCCGCATCCTGCTCGGCATGGAGGCCGGCAAGATCGGCATAGGCGCTGGCGATCCCCGCCGAAACAGCGAGACGCGCGGCAGCGGCTTCCGCGCTGGCGGCCTCGGCTTCCGAGCGTGCGGCCGCGAGGGCCGCGCGATTGCGGCCGAAGAAGTCGAGTTCCCAATCGAGCCGGACCGTTGCCAGGCCATAATCGGGCCAGCCCTTTTGGGGCGACAGCCTCCGGGAACAGGTAATTGTAGCTCTGCTTGGTGGCGCCGGTCTCGCCGCCTGCCGTCACAGATGGCGACAGGTGGCTGCGCGCCTCGCCGATCAGCGCCTGAGCCCGTGCGAACCGCGCCTCAGCGACACGCAGGTCGGTAGCGCCCGCCAGCCCTTCCGTGATGAGCGTATCGAGCTGCGCATCGCCAAAGCCGTCCCACCAGCGGTCAGAGGGCCAGGCCGCCTGCGGTGCGGCGAGGCTGGCAGCGCTGGCGAAATTTTCAAGAGCTGCCGGCGGTGGCCGCTCGCCCTTGGGCGGCAGCGTCGCGCAACTGGAAAGCAGAATGACGGCCGCTGCAGCAACGAGATTGCCGGACGCCGAGGGATGGAAGCTACGCATGACTTGGCCCCTAAAACCGTACAGGACGGTCATTATTCGCCACTGGTTGCGGGAGTCAATGGAAAAGCGTACAGGTCGGTTCGAAAAAGGAGCAGCGATGCGAGTCAGAACAGATAGCCGCCGGCAGGCGATCCTCGAGGTCGCGACCGAGATTTTCCGAGAGGTCGGCTATGCACGCGCCAGCATGGCGATGATCTCGGCACGCTTGGGCGGATCGAAGGGCACGCTCTACGGCTACTTCAAGTCGAAGGAAGATCTGTTCGCGGCCGCGATGATGGCCTTGATGGAGGATCAGGCCGACGAGACCATCAAGCTCCTCGACCAAGGTAATGTCGACCTGCGCAGGGTCCTGTGCACATTCGGCAATGCCTATCTGGCGCTGCTGACATCGCCCGATGCGCTCGCCGTGCTGCGTACCGCAATCGCCGAAGGCATGAATTCGGATCTTGGGCAGACACTCTACAGGCTTGGCTGCGAGCGGTCGTGGAACGAGGTCGCGGCCTATATCGACCACCTGCAGAGTAATGGCCTGATCCGCGAAGCGACCCCGATGGTCGCAGCAGCTCACCTCAAGGGACTGCTCGAAACCGGAATCGTCGAGCCCAAATTGTTCGGTGCGCGCACTTGGTTCGAGCGCGGGGCCGCGGTCGATGAAGCAGTCGACGTATTCCTGCGCGCCTATGGGGCGGACCGGGCCTAGGCCTCTTCAGCGCACCGGTTTGGCTGGCCTGTGGGCCTCATCCCGTATCGTCATGGCTGATCCCGCGTTGCTGAATCGTCGCGGGCATATGGATCGCCAGATAGTCGATCAGGCTGCGCCTCGAGGGCAGCATGCCGCGCGGGGTTGGATAGACCAGATGAATGATATGTTCGTGCCCGGCCCATTGGGGGAGAACCCGCTCAATTGAACCAGCGAGCAACGCTGCACTGAACCGCACCAGCTTTACTGGAGGCTTTTGCTCTCAAATACCTTACCTGGCATCGCCATTGAACAGCCGAGTTTCTCCGAAGCGGTCGTTCCCATGCGAACCGCGAGCGGCGACATTTGGTCGCGTGCTGCCAGAAGCGGAATGCCGCTTCTGGGACGACGTCGTCATTTGATCGCTTGTCCTTAAATCGCCGTTTGTGCACAGACTTGCCTTCGCCCCCCTAACCAAATCACGTTGCCGAATCCCCAAAAGCGGGAGCAGGCGATCCTCAGAACCGGTAGCTCAGCCTTATGTTGCCATCGAACTGGCCTTCGCGCGTTGCGATGGCTGCCCCAAGATTGCCGCTGATCGCCCAATTCTTGCCGATCGCAAACTCGGTGCGAGCATCGATGCGCGCGCCGCCACTGCTGCCCTGCGCGGCACGCACCGTATGGGCTGCTGGGGCCCCGGCCATTGCGAGATCAACGCTGGTGATCAGGCGATTGCGGTCGACATAGCGCGCCGACAGTTCGGCAAAACCTGTACCGATGGAGCGCCGGGCAAAGCCGCCCACGCCAATGCGCGTCCAGTTGTCGCGCTTGCCCGCACCTGAAAGATTGAGCGCGTCTGCGCCGGTCTCCGCGATCCGGCCCAGTCTAGTCGAAACATAATCGATGCTGACCAGCGGCCCTGCAGCCATCTTGTCATTGCCGATGCCATAGCGCGCCTCGGCGCTGGCCGCTGTGGTGCGCAGATCGACGCTGGAAAGGGCTGAGCGCGCGATGGAGCCGAACGCGATCTGGCGTGTGACCGCAGCATCGGCATCGGCATAGACCACGCTGGCAACCGTGCTGAACCCGGCGGCGCCGGTGCCATAGCGGCCGTAAGCGCCGATGTGCCCAGGCATCGGTCTTTGCGCGCGAACCGCGTGCGGCCAGATGCACGTTGCCATCCTGCCAGCCGCCGCCGATCCCGATAGCCCATGCGTCGTCGGCTTCGCGATAATCGAGGCCCGATTCCAGCCCGAAGCTGTCGGCCTTGCTATAGGCACCGTTGCGATCCGTATCCGCATCAACATTCGCGCGCTCACCCAGAACGCCGCCCCACAGGACAAGCCCTTCGTTGCCCTTTGCAACGCCGCGCGCGGCCAGCCGGCCGGTCAGAGCCATGCCGGCGCGCTGGCGTCCTGCCAGCAGGGTCGGGTAGATTTCGCCGGAACTGGCATCGAAGGTTGCACGGGCAGCATCTGCATCGAGGATCAGAATGGCGTTGTAGACGGCCAGTGCATCGCTCCCTACCGCCCGGCTGAAGTCCTTGAGCGCCGATGAGGCTTCGCGCTGATTGAAGGTTAGCGCCACATCGGGAAACTGGCGGATGACGGTGGTGGTGAGGAACGCTCCGGTCGAATCGTAACCAAGCGCAAAATCGAGGAAGGCCGAAGTTTCGGTCAGACCGACAAAGGTTCCCGTGCGCCCGCCTGCCGCATTGACGATACGATAGACGGTGCCATCGGTATAGGTCAGGTCAGGGTCGAGCGCGGTCACGGCAACAGTGCCGCCTTCGATCAGCGCCCGCCCGCCTGCATCGATGCGATCGGCACCGCGGCTGGCGGCAACATCGATGAGCAAGGTTGACCCTGCGCGGATGGTCAGATCGCCCGTGACATTGAACGTGCCGATCGCGCCCGCTGCCGCGCCGGGACTGAAGGTTCCGGCCAGATCAAGGCTCCCGGCCCGCCCGGCGCCAGTCAGTGTGGCAGGCGCGGCAACGGTCAGCAGGCCGCCCAGCGATCCGGGCAGGGCGAGGCTGCCCGCAGCCAGCGTCGTGCTTCCGGCAAAGGCGCTGCTGTTGCCTGAAAAGGTGCGCGCGCTCGTGCCGGTC is a genomic window containing:
- a CDS encoding HlyD family secretion protein; translated protein: MIQAPSAAETGPETSEEDKTDAASSAKRKRLFLGLGAAIIVLGGGYYGYDVLIASRHVETDNAYVGANVAQVTPLIAGAVREVLVDDAVAVRRGDILVRLDDTDAKLALARAEADLSRAERQVRGLTATDTGLGAQVTARAADEARADAQLVAARADLARAKIDLDRREALAASGSVSGEELTTARNARSTAAANLKAAEAARAQASANRTAAIGSRDANRALIADTTVDTNPEVLAARSARDQARVDLERTIIRAPVDGIVSRRQVQVGQRVQAGANMMAVVPVQAAYVDANFKEGQLRRVKPGQRVTLTSDLYGGDVVYRGTVVGFSGGTGSAFAVVPAQNATGNWIKVVQRLPVRIRLNPAQLREHPLRVGLSMTADVDLSN
- a CDS encoding efflux transporter outer membrane subunit gives rise to the protein MTCSRRLSPQKGWPDYGLATVRLDWELDFFGRNRAALAAARSEAEAASAEAAAARLAVSAGIASAYADLAGLHAEQDAAERAVTVRRRTLELMERRRQRGLENTGAIERARSALATAEGERAALGESLTLTRHRIAVLLGAGPDRGLTINRPMVAASAGYGLPANLPAELIGRRPDIIAAKLRAQASASRINEARAAFYPNVNLAGLIGLQALGLDNVFKSGSEFGTVGPAFTLPIFDGGRLRGRYRAAEADYRTAVAQYDGALVQALREVADAAASERALCERLDRAQVAERAASAAWTVADNRYRGGLATALDVLSAEDALIAARRSVAALQARAFALDVALIRALGGGYRS
- a CDS encoding TetR/AcrR family transcriptional regulator, with amino-acid sequence MSVSSCASPKPSHQRSEGQAACGAARLAALAKFSRAAGGGRSPLGGSVAQLESRMTAAAATRLPDAEGWKLRMTWPLKPYRTVIIRHWLRESMEKRTGRFEKGAAMRVRTDSRRQAILEVATEIFREVGYARASMAMISARLGGSKGTLYGYFKSKEDLFAAAMMALMEDQADETIKLLDQGNVDLRRVLCTFGNAYLALLTSPDALAVLRTAIAEGMNSDLGQTLYRLGCERSWNEVAAYIDHLQSNGLIREATPMVAAAHLKGLLETGIVEPKLFGARTWFERGAAVDEAVDVFLRAYGADRA
- a CDS encoding autotransporter outer membrane beta-barrel domain-containing protein, whose amino-acid sequence is MVYADADAAVTRQIAFGSIARSALSSVDLRTTAASAEARYGIGNDKMAAGPLVSIDYVSTRLGRIAETGADALNLSGAGKRDNWTRIGVGGFARRSIGTGFAELSARYVDRNRLITSVDLAMAGAPAAHTVRAAQGSSGGARIDARTEFAIGKNWAISGNLGAAIATREGQFDGNIRLSYRF